Proteins from a single region of Verrucomicrobiota bacterium:
- the ispH gene encoding 4-hydroxy-3-methylbut-2-enyl diphosphate reductase encodes MKIIRAAHYGMCFGVRDAITLAKQHAAQAPLSILGDLVHNETVLNDLRGRGVRIVNLGDDLPTAQVMITAHGTSQRVVGAVVARGHRVIEATCPLVRHAHLAVAQLVREGHHPVIIGQRQHVEVRGITGDLEAYDVILTEADVDELRERPRFGVIAQTTQRLDRARFLVAMIQRRFPQSEVKFVDTVCRPTKQRQGAAMDLARQCTTVIVIGGAHSNNTRELVAACEQWCPRVHHVQTAQELRQEWFNQDDLVGITAGTSTPDEVIDAVEMQLHSWNHDAATPASVTANHHAVAVG; translated from the coding sequence ATGAAAATAATCCGTGCTGCTCATTACGGCATGTGCTTTGGCGTGCGAGACGCCATCACCCTGGCCAAACAACACGCCGCCCAGGCGCCGCTCTCCATTCTGGGCGACCTCGTCCATAATGAAACCGTCCTGAATGATTTGCGCGGACGCGGTGTCCGGATCGTCAATCTGGGAGACGATCTGCCCACGGCGCAGGTGATGATCACCGCGCATGGCACCTCGCAGCGGGTGGTTGGCGCAGTGGTGGCGCGCGGCCACCGGGTGATTGAAGCGACGTGCCCACTGGTGCGGCACGCGCACCTTGCGGTTGCCCAGTTGGTGCGGGAGGGCCATCACCCGGTCATCATCGGCCAGCGCCAGCACGTGGAAGTGCGCGGCATTACCGGAGATCTGGAGGCGTATGATGTCATCCTGACGGAAGCGGATGTGGATGAACTGCGGGAGCGCCCGCGCTTTGGGGTGATCGCGCAGACCACGCAACGGTTGGACCGGGCGCGTTTCCTTGTGGCGATGATCCAACGGCGTTTTCCGCAATCGGAAGTCAAATTTGTGGATACGGTCTGCCGACCCACCAAACAGCGCCAAGGCGCAGCGATGGACCTGGCCCGGCAATGCACCACGGTCATTGTGATCGGCGGTGCGCACAGCAATAACACCCGGGAATTGGTGGCTGCCTGTGAACAATGGTGTCCCCGCGTGCATCATGTCCAAACGGCGCAGGAATTACGGCAGGAGTGGTTCAATCAAGATGATTTAGTGGGCATCACCGCCGGCACTTCAACCCCGGATGAAGTCATAGACGCGGTGGAGATGCAGTTGCACAGTTGGAACCACGATGCAGCGACACCAGCCAGTGTGACGGCTAATCACCATGCGGTTGCGGTCGGCTGA
- a CDS encoding transcriptional regulator yields the protein MNPEPFLLLDRVIHEKGRLAIMSLLAATPELSFTELRGTLQMTDGNLTTHIRTLQEAGYVSVTKSYAQNRPLTTCALTANGKTAFATYLNLLEQIIAAAKNGK from the coding sequence GTGAATCCCGAGCCGTTTTTATTGCTGGATCGCGTGATCCATGAGAAAGGGCGTCTGGCAATCATGTCGCTGCTGGCCGCCACGCCTGAGTTATCCTTCACGGAATTACGCGGCACCCTCCAGATGACCGATGGCAATCTCACCACGCACATCCGCACGCTGCAAGAGGCCGGTTACGTCTCCGTCACCAAGTCGTACGCGCAGAACCGCCCGTTGACCACCTGCGCCCTAACCGCGAACGGCAAAACGGCGTTTGCCACATACCTGAACCTGCTGGAACAAATCATCGCGGCGGCGAAAAACGGGAAATGA